A single region of the Montipora capricornis isolate CH-2021 chromosome 13, ASM3666992v2, whole genome shotgun sequence genome encodes:
- the LOC138029608 gene encoding protein bark beetle-like isoform X2, producing MLQIFEGNSWKPVAATGYYHYLQYPLFVRVCKHLGYGPLVGFFLRNITVNDSTPVELHCHGNETSLHECSIKQLNPPFNNISLLGVYCRGKAWGNIRFVSSRDFDVSMEPSILEHVEFSQCGNRHGRKVYAVEAVINVPEVNFITVKNCIGGGLGVYFTKNPLHVKNSEFTMLSGSGIYFFPSGQNIEVGDTKFINNLKGISIVKSDNIPRVYYGRMFLCDEENNLVQNKTILYFEVPFMTMYPTLVTCEKVLNLHYGQGIKITLLHFKGTQRVKIYGFFAGYLILDRSSTHLSHLLHKDLFVPCDSISIHWTGHSNSQVVFKVEEIDIIDLPCTFDLGLCTWHTFSNMSVDGHNVTTTWKILAEHSWQLNWGDDYSYLSPNGKRLSLTSNDHLDAHAAIISPVITKHSPFCSLVFFYQQGNESALLSTYIQTGTYPEVKQELIWRGKQGEKERTWVKVQIALPADLDEYRVLLHGKVNKSLYNHSVNYLSIDNLELLGCSKRDHRISNSVFRGHFPIAITYISKAFQSRQNSISIERCKIVNSYVAIFIDIRDSDFTLAHNLISGNYRLSFAATLRVSQGTVSSKGLIYRNTITGNNNGIMVKQEERSKGDPAFLYILENAFENNNYYYHWSQFQGRLLKLFNIPCWIKNNVFFNNSNFIVIESTFQGPFFKGQQCEMNTFYLNRGLGQSFGSCTVLSDGQMSYHWNNFKNPAFLYEFCATNATDKIHAEMNWWGVDQESELALRILDREDFDYLSTVIYKPFQKLPPKEILSRGCPPGWMNQDSICAVLRGGGETFKEARDYCEYYGGHIASTTDAADLKIVYARMEPSSIYGSPAVPIWVTNGEASGDVDNREQQCTVIAQNGTQTIVPCNGLHPFICIRKAESSTSDPVASTTNPSSDVASSTNSSSDVPMSLQPQTSKWYTKPPVLIAMSLGFVVLLALLVILFIAKNKGQTHPKQNDKTQESWDNEALEMDTVL from the exons ATGCTTCAGATCTTTGAAGGAAATTCCTGGAAACCGGTTGCCGCAACAGGATATTATCACTATTTACAATATCCACTATTTGTTCGTGTTTGTAAGCATCTTGGATATGGTCCTCTTGTTGGCTTCTTTTTAAGAAATATAACTGTAAACGACTCGACTCCTGTAGAGTTACACTGTCATGGAAATGAAACCTCTTTGCACGAATGCTCGATAAAACAACTCAACCCGCCCTTTAATAACATCTCTTTATTGGGCGTTTACTGCCGCGGTAAAGCCTGGGGTAACATACGTTTTGTGTCGTCCAGAGATTTCGACGTCTCCATGGAGCCTTCTATCCTGGAACATGTTGAGTTTTCGCAGTGTGGTAATCGCCATGGCAGAAAGGTTTATGCCGTAGAAGCTGTGATAAATGTGCCCGAAGTCAATTTCATCACCGTCAAGAATTGTATTGGTGGTGGCTTGGGCGTTTATTTCACGAAAAATCCATTGCATGTCAAGAACAGTGAATTTACGATGCTCTCTGGATCCGGTATATACTTTTTTCCATCAGGACAGAATATTGAGGTGGGAGACACTAAATTCATCAACAATCTTAAAGGAATATCTATAGTAAAATCTGATAACATTCCTCGTGTATACTACGGCCGAATGTTTCTTTGCGACGAAGAAAACAATCTTGTTCAAAACAAGACTATCCTTTATTTTGAGGTTCCCTTCATGACAATGTACCCAACATTGGTAACTTGCGAGAAAGTATTGAATTTACACTATGGTCAAGGGATCAAAATAACTCTTTTGCACTTCAAAGGAACACAGAGGGTCAAAATTTATGGCTTTTTTGCCGGTTACTTGATTTTGGACAGGTCAAGCACGCACCTTTCACATCTTCTCCATAAAGACTTGTTTGTACCATGTGATTCCATCTCGATACATTGGACTGGGCACTCTAATTCCCAAGTTGTTTTTAAAGTGGAAGAAATCGATATCATTG aTCTCCCATGCACATTTGACCTTGGCCTTTGCACCTGGCACACATTTTCCAACATGTCAGTTGATGGACATAATGTCACCACGACTTGGAAAATTCTAGCAGAGCATTCCTGGCAGTTGAATTGGGGAGACGATTACTCATACCTCTCACCAAATG GGAAACGGCTTTCTCTTACTAGTAATGATCATTTGGATGCCCATGCAGCCATCATCAGTCCTGTCATCACAAAGCACTCGCCGTTTTGTTCCTTGGTCTTTTTCTACCAACAGGGAAACGAAAGTGCCCTCTTGTCAACATACATACAAACAG GAACATATCCTGAAGTTAAGCAAGAACTTATCTGGAGAGGCAAGCAaggtgaaaaagaaagaacttgGGTAAAGGTGCAAATCGCTCTTCCAGCAGATCTTGATGAGTACAGAGTTCTATTACATGGCAAAGTTAACAAGTCGTTGTATAATCACAGTGTAAACTACCTGTCCATTGACAACCTCGAACTATTGGGCTGTTCAAAAC gaGATCATCGCATATCTAACAGTGTATTCAGAGGCCACTTTCCGATAGCAATAACTTACATATCCAAGGCCTTCCAAAGCAGGCAGAATTCTATTTCTATTGAGCGCTGCAAAATCGTTAACTCTTATGTAGCAATTTTTATTGACATAAGGGATAGTGATTTTACTCTTGCTCACAATCTCATTTCTGGAAACTATAGGCTTTCGTTTGCAGCCACTTTGCGTGTGAGTCAGGGGACAGTTTCTTCAAAAGGTTTGATCTACCGCAATACTATTACTGGAAATAATAACGGGATCATGGtaaaacaagaagaaagatCAAAAGGTGATCCTGCCTTCCTCTACATCCTGGAAAACGCGTTTGaaaataataactattattatcattggaGTCAATTCCAAGGTCGTCTCCTTAAACTTTTTAACATACCATGCTGGATTAAAAACAACGTTTTCTTCAATAACTCTAATTTTATAGTCATTGAATCTACCTTTCAAGGCCCTTTTTTTAAAGGCCAGCAATGTGAGATGAACACTTTTTATCTCAATCGAGGACTGGGACAGTCCTTTGGAAGTTGTACTGTTCTGTCAGATGGGCAAATGAGTTACCATTGGAACAACTTCAAAAACCCTGCTTTCCTGTACGAATTTTGTGCAACCAATGCTACGGACAAGATACATGCAGAAATGAACTGGTGGGGTGTAGACCAAGAGTCTGAGTTGGCGTTGCGGATTCTCGATAGAGAAGACTTTGATTATTTGTCCACTGTTATATACAAGCCTTTCCAAAAGCTGCCTCCAAAGGAAATTTTATCAC GTGGATGCCCACCTGGCTGGATGAATCAGGATTCAATTTGTGCAGTTTTAAGGGGTGGAGGCGAAACGTTTAAGGAAGCAAGAGATTACTGCGAG TACTATGGAGGTCATATTGCATCAACCACAGATGCAGCAGATTTGAAAATTGTCTATGCAAGAATGGAACCATCAAGTATTTATGGCAGTCCAGCAGTACCAATATGGGTGACAAACGGGGAAGCTAGC GGAGATGTCGATAATCGAGAGCAGCAATGTACTGTGATAGCACAAAATGGAACTCAAACGATTGTTCCGTGTAATGGGCTACATCCTTTTATTTGCATCAGGAAAGCTG aatcGAGCACAAGTGATCCGGTTGCATCGACCACAAACCCGAGTTCGGATGTTGCATCGTCCACAAACTCGAGTTCAGATGTTCCAATGTCACTCCAGCCTCAGACCTCGAAATGGTACACGAAGCCTCCAGTTCTAATTGCAATGTCTCTTGGCTTTGTCGTTTTGCTCGCTTTGCTGGTTATCTTGTTTATCGCAAAGAACAAAGGACAGACTCATCCAAAGCAGAATGACAAAACTCAGGAGTCCTGGGATAACGAGGCCCTCGAAATGGATACGGTTTTATAA
- the LOC138029608 gene encoding protein bark beetle-like isoform X1, with protein sequence MLQIFEGNSWKPVAATGYYHYLQYPLFVRVCKHLGYGPLVGFFLRNITVNDSTPVELHCHGNETSLHECSIKQLNPPFNNISLLGVYCRGKAWGNIRFVSSRDFDVSMEPSILEHVEFSQCGNRHGRKVYAVEAVINVPEVNFITVKNCIGGGLGVYFTKNPLHVKNSEFTMLSGSGIYFFPSGQNIEVGDTKFINNLKGISIVKSDNIPRVYYGRMFLCDEENNLVQNKTILYFEVPFMTMYPTLVTCEKVLNLHYGQGIKITLLHFKGTQRVKIYGFFAGYLILDRSSTHLSHLLHKDLFVPCDSISIHWTGHSNSQVVFKVEEIDIIDLPCTFDLGLCTWHTFSNMSVDGHNVTTTWKILAEHSWQLNWGDDYSYLSPNGKRLSLTSNDHLDAHAAIISPVITKHSPFCSLVFFYQQGNESALLSTYIQTGTYPEVKQELIWRGKQGEKERTWVKVQIALPADLDEYRVLLHGKVNKSLYNHSVNYLSIDNLELLGCSKRDHRISNSVFRGHFPIAITYISKAFQSRQNSISIERCKIVNSYVAIFIDIRDSDFTLAHNLISGNYRLSFAATLRVSQGTVSSKGLIYRNTITGNNNGIMVKQEERSKGDPAFLYILENAFENNNYYYHWSQFQGRLLKLFNIPCWIKNNVFFNNSNFIVIESTFQGPFFKGQQCEMNTFYLNRGLGQSFGSCTVLSDGQMSYHWNNFKNPAFLYEFCATNATDKIHAEMNWWGVDQESELALRILDREDFDYLSTVIYKPFQKLPPKEILSRGCPPGWMNQDSICAVLRGGGETFKEARDYCEYYGGHIASTTDAADLKIVYARMEPSSIYGSPAVPIWVTNGEASQGDVDNREQQCTVIAQNGTQTIVPCNGLHPFICIRKAESSTSDPVASTTNPSSDVASSTNSSSDVPMSLQPQTSKWYTKPPVLIAMSLGFVVLLALLVILFIAKNKGQTHPKQNDKTQESWDNEALEMDTVL encoded by the exons ATGCTTCAGATCTTTGAAGGAAATTCCTGGAAACCGGTTGCCGCAACAGGATATTATCACTATTTACAATATCCACTATTTGTTCGTGTTTGTAAGCATCTTGGATATGGTCCTCTTGTTGGCTTCTTTTTAAGAAATATAACTGTAAACGACTCGACTCCTGTAGAGTTACACTGTCATGGAAATGAAACCTCTTTGCACGAATGCTCGATAAAACAACTCAACCCGCCCTTTAATAACATCTCTTTATTGGGCGTTTACTGCCGCGGTAAAGCCTGGGGTAACATACGTTTTGTGTCGTCCAGAGATTTCGACGTCTCCATGGAGCCTTCTATCCTGGAACATGTTGAGTTTTCGCAGTGTGGTAATCGCCATGGCAGAAAGGTTTATGCCGTAGAAGCTGTGATAAATGTGCCCGAAGTCAATTTCATCACCGTCAAGAATTGTATTGGTGGTGGCTTGGGCGTTTATTTCACGAAAAATCCATTGCATGTCAAGAACAGTGAATTTACGATGCTCTCTGGATCCGGTATATACTTTTTTCCATCAGGACAGAATATTGAGGTGGGAGACACTAAATTCATCAACAATCTTAAAGGAATATCTATAGTAAAATCTGATAACATTCCTCGTGTATACTACGGCCGAATGTTTCTTTGCGACGAAGAAAACAATCTTGTTCAAAACAAGACTATCCTTTATTTTGAGGTTCCCTTCATGACAATGTACCCAACATTGGTAACTTGCGAGAAAGTATTGAATTTACACTATGGTCAAGGGATCAAAATAACTCTTTTGCACTTCAAAGGAACACAGAGGGTCAAAATTTATGGCTTTTTTGCCGGTTACTTGATTTTGGACAGGTCAAGCACGCACCTTTCACATCTTCTCCATAAAGACTTGTTTGTACCATGTGATTCCATCTCGATACATTGGACTGGGCACTCTAATTCCCAAGTTGTTTTTAAAGTGGAAGAAATCGATATCATTG aTCTCCCATGCACATTTGACCTTGGCCTTTGCACCTGGCACACATTTTCCAACATGTCAGTTGATGGACATAATGTCACCACGACTTGGAAAATTCTAGCAGAGCATTCCTGGCAGTTGAATTGGGGAGACGATTACTCATACCTCTCACCAAATG GGAAACGGCTTTCTCTTACTAGTAATGATCATTTGGATGCCCATGCAGCCATCATCAGTCCTGTCATCACAAAGCACTCGCCGTTTTGTTCCTTGGTCTTTTTCTACCAACAGGGAAACGAAAGTGCCCTCTTGTCAACATACATACAAACAG GAACATATCCTGAAGTTAAGCAAGAACTTATCTGGAGAGGCAAGCAaggtgaaaaagaaagaacttgGGTAAAGGTGCAAATCGCTCTTCCAGCAGATCTTGATGAGTACAGAGTTCTATTACATGGCAAAGTTAACAAGTCGTTGTATAATCACAGTGTAAACTACCTGTCCATTGACAACCTCGAACTATTGGGCTGTTCAAAAC gaGATCATCGCATATCTAACAGTGTATTCAGAGGCCACTTTCCGATAGCAATAACTTACATATCCAAGGCCTTCCAAAGCAGGCAGAATTCTATTTCTATTGAGCGCTGCAAAATCGTTAACTCTTATGTAGCAATTTTTATTGACATAAGGGATAGTGATTTTACTCTTGCTCACAATCTCATTTCTGGAAACTATAGGCTTTCGTTTGCAGCCACTTTGCGTGTGAGTCAGGGGACAGTTTCTTCAAAAGGTTTGATCTACCGCAATACTATTACTGGAAATAATAACGGGATCATGGtaaaacaagaagaaagatCAAAAGGTGATCCTGCCTTCCTCTACATCCTGGAAAACGCGTTTGaaaataataactattattatcattggaGTCAATTCCAAGGTCGTCTCCTTAAACTTTTTAACATACCATGCTGGATTAAAAACAACGTTTTCTTCAATAACTCTAATTTTATAGTCATTGAATCTACCTTTCAAGGCCCTTTTTTTAAAGGCCAGCAATGTGAGATGAACACTTTTTATCTCAATCGAGGACTGGGACAGTCCTTTGGAAGTTGTACTGTTCTGTCAGATGGGCAAATGAGTTACCATTGGAACAACTTCAAAAACCCTGCTTTCCTGTACGAATTTTGTGCAACCAATGCTACGGACAAGATACATGCAGAAATGAACTGGTGGGGTGTAGACCAAGAGTCTGAGTTGGCGTTGCGGATTCTCGATAGAGAAGACTTTGATTATTTGTCCACTGTTATATACAAGCCTTTCCAAAAGCTGCCTCCAAAGGAAATTTTATCAC GTGGATGCCCACCTGGCTGGATGAATCAGGATTCAATTTGTGCAGTTTTAAGGGGTGGAGGCGAAACGTTTAAGGAAGCAAGAGATTACTGCGAG TACTATGGAGGTCATATTGCATCAACCACAGATGCAGCAGATTTGAAAATTGTCTATGCAAGAATGGAACCATCAAGTATTTATGGCAGTCCAGCAGTACCAATATGGGTGACAAACGGGGAAGCTAGC CAGGGAGATGTCGATAATCGAGAGCAGCAATGTACTGTGATAGCACAAAATGGAACTCAAACGATTGTTCCGTGTAATGGGCTACATCCTTTTATTTGCATCAGGAAAGCTG aatcGAGCACAAGTGATCCGGTTGCATCGACCACAAACCCGAGTTCGGATGTTGCATCGTCCACAAACTCGAGTTCAGATGTTCCAATGTCACTCCAGCCTCAGACCTCGAAATGGTACACGAAGCCTCCAGTTCTAATTGCAATGTCTCTTGGCTTTGTCGTTTTGCTCGCTTTGCTGGTTATCTTGTTTATCGCAAAGAACAAAGGACAGACTCATCCAAAGCAGAATGACAAAACTCAGGAGTCCTGGGATAACGAGGCCCTCGAAATGGATACGGTTTTATAA